A genome region from Thermoplasmata archaeon includes the following:
- a CDS encoding ABC transporter ATP-binding protein has protein sequence MSGVPILQVDSVSKSYFENGKEFKVLVDINFEVRDRDFVCLVGPSGCGKSTLLREIVGLDKPTQGRILFQGQPVTAENPRISMVFQSFALFPWLTVAQNVQLGLEAHKVPLEEQQAKAKKYIEAVGLAGFENAYPRELSGGMKQRVGLARALAMDPILLCMDEPFSALDALTAQNLRDEILQLWQNPDLPPSAIVMVTHSIDEAVHLADQVVVLSSRPGRIVKIEEIDLPRPRNRKEPEFYGWVDEIYSLIV, from the coding sequence GTGAGCGGGGTTCCGATCCTCCAGGTGGATTCCGTCTCGAAGTCCTACTTCGAGAACGGCAAGGAGTTCAAGGTGCTCGTGGACATCAACTTCGAGGTCCGGGATCGGGACTTCGTGTGCCTCGTGGGCCCCTCCGGCTGCGGGAAGTCCACCCTGCTGCGCGAGATCGTGGGACTTGACAAGCCCACCCAGGGAAGGATCCTCTTCCAGGGGCAGCCGGTCACCGCCGAGAATCCGCGGATCTCCATGGTCTTTCAGTCCTTCGCCCTGTTCCCCTGGCTCACGGTCGCGCAGAACGTGCAGCTGGGGCTCGAGGCGCACAAGGTGCCACTCGAGGAGCAACAGGCCAAGGCGAAGAAATACATCGAAGCGGTCGGCCTCGCGGGATTCGAAAACGCGTACCCTCGAGAGCTGAGCGGCGGGATGAAGCAGCGCGTCGGCTTGGCGCGAGCCCTCGCGATGGACCCCATTCTGCTGTGCATGGACGAGCCGTTTTCGGCCCTGGATGCGCTCACGGCGCAGAACCTCCGCGACGAGATCCTCCAGCTCTGGCAGAACCCCGACCTGCCCCCGTCTGCCATCGTCATGGTGACCCACAGCATCGACGAGGCGGTGCACCTGGCCGACCAAGTCGTCGTCCTGTCGTCCCGGCCCGGCCGCATCGTCAAAATCGAAGAGATCGACCTCCCGCGCCCGCGGAACCGGAAAGAACCCGAATTCTACGGGTGGGTGGACGAGATCTACTCGCTAATCGTATAG
- a CDS encoding ABC transporter permease subunit: MAAPVPATRSTVTFHPARGYFRRGISRKNLRILGIAIIALALVAALLFPAQAATAVQLPWYALLSTLRMFLAFFLSLAFAISYGSAAASSRRAGEILIPILDILQSVPILGFFPVVLLVFVDAFPSGSPFGKEFAIIFLIFTSMSWNMAFAVYETLTTLPHDLEDSAAVFGVKGWLRFRRLAFPATIPKLVYNSILSWTVGWFYLVASEAFQAAAGNVTTTYSEPGIGSYLYFAGQAGNLTAILLGLATLTIVVLILDVFMWRPLSAWAERFKVELTAGGEVSRAPAPYERLRWIPRLPRLRAAAATRLKTLVQSVERVGSPLERFYTEHPRVFRTIRRVDAAMFLVIFLLVVAVGAVNVVALFHAGPPAVANAIPNAVIHSLGRLALAYLVALAWTIPTAAWLVHNARASKFLTPVIEVVASVPATALFPLIIAFAILAAGAFGLAAELAAFLVSLFAMQWYILFNVIAGMKSIPGDLMEASKVFGLHGWAYWRRVLLPAVIPSLLTGSITAWGAGWNALIVAEYISYGNQTFTVTGVGELISAATYAPPSPGASEQLALAILALIVVVLVMNKLLWRPLIKRASHRFRMEIQ, encoded by the coding sequence ATGGCGGCTCCGGTGCCCGCAACGCGGTCCACGGTGACCTTTCATCCGGCGCGAGGCTACTTTCGGCGGGGCATCTCGCGCAAGAATCTCCGGATCCTCGGAATCGCCATCATCGCCCTGGCGTTGGTCGCTGCCCTCCTCTTTCCTGCCCAGGCCGCGACCGCCGTCCAGCTCCCTTGGTATGCCCTTCTGTCCACCCTGCGCATGTTCCTGGCGTTCTTCCTCTCGCTCGCCTTCGCGATCAGCTACGGCTCGGCCGCGGCCTCGAGCCGACGCGCCGGCGAGATTCTGATCCCCATCCTTGACATCCTCCAGTCCGTCCCCATCCTGGGCTTCTTCCCCGTCGTGCTCCTGGTCTTCGTGGACGCGTTCCCCAGCGGCAGCCCCTTCGGGAAGGAGTTCGCGATCATCTTCCTAATTTTCACGAGCATGTCCTGGAACATGGCGTTCGCCGTGTATGAAACGCTCACGACGTTGCCCCACGACCTCGAGGACTCCGCGGCGGTCTTCGGCGTCAAGGGGTGGCTCCGGTTCAGGCGTCTCGCCTTCCCGGCCACGATTCCCAAGCTCGTCTACAACTCCATCCTCTCCTGGACCGTGGGCTGGTTCTACTTGGTCGCGAGCGAGGCGTTCCAGGCCGCGGCGGGAAATGTCACAACGACATACTCCGAGCCCGGAATCGGTTCGTACCTGTACTTCGCGGGCCAAGCCGGCAATCTCACGGCGATTCTCCTCGGGCTCGCCACACTCACGATCGTGGTCCTCATCCTCGACGTGTTCATGTGGAGGCCGTTGAGCGCATGGGCGGAGCGGTTCAAGGTCGAGCTCACGGCGGGCGGCGAGGTCTCGCGCGCACCCGCCCCGTACGAGCGGCTGCGATGGATTCCGCGACTCCCGCGCCTGAGAGCGGCGGCGGCCACCCGCCTCAAGACTTTGGTCCAATCGGTTGAACGGGTCGGGTCGCCTCTGGAGCGCTTCTACACGGAACACCCTCGCGTGTTTCGAACCATCCGCCGCGTGGACGCCGCCATGTTCCTGGTCATCTTCCTCCTCGTGGTCGCGGTAGGCGCCGTGAACGTGGTGGCACTGTTCCACGCAGGACCTCCGGCCGTCGCGAACGCCATCCCCAACGCGGTGATCCATTCCCTCGGACGGCTCGCGCTCGCGTACCTTGTGGCGCTCGCCTGGACGATTCCCACCGCCGCCTGGCTCGTCCACAACGCGAGGGCCTCCAAGTTCCTCACGCCGGTCATCGAGGTGGTTGCCTCCGTGCCGGCGACCGCACTGTTCCCCCTGATCATCGCGTTTGCCATCCTCGCCGCGGGTGCCTTCGGGCTTGCCGCCGAGCTCGCGGCCTTCCTGGTCTCCCTGTTCGCCATGCAATGGTACATCCTGTTCAACGTGATCGCCGGCATGAAGTCCATTCCGGGGGATCTGATGGAGGCCTCGAAAGTCTTCGGGCTCCACGGCTGGGCGTACTGGAGGCGCGTCCTCCTTCCCGCGGTGATTCCGTCCCTGCTCACAGGAAGCATCACGGCCTGGGGTGCGGGTTGGAATGCGCTCATCGTGGCCGAATACATCTCCTATGGAAACCAGACGTTCACGGTGACCGGCGTCGGCGAGTTGATTTCCGCGGCCACGTACGCCCCGCCGTCGCCGGGGGCCTCGGAGCAGCTCGCCCTCGCGATCCTCGCGCTGATCGTCGTCGTCCTTGTCATGAACAAGCTTTTGTGGCGCCCCCTCATCAAGAGGGCATCGCATCGATTCCGGATGGAGATCCAGTGA
- the argF gene encoding ornithine carbamoyltransferase codes for MASKRDLLSMLDLETDLVATLELAASLKNRTKAGEPYEPLRGKSLAMIFEKASTRTRVSFEVGMTQLGGHALFLSPNDLQVGRGETIADTARVLSRFVDGILYRAFKSENVRELARHATVPVINGLDDKEHPCQIVADLMTIHEQRGELKGLKLAYVGDGNNVCNSLLIGCAEVGMHMTAGVPKGYEPDPGLLAAARRIAAGKEARIEVVHDPFAAVRDADVLYTDVWVSMGMEKEREERERIFLPYQVNAKLVAAAKPDAMVMHCLPAHRGLEITDDVVDGKQSIVFDQAENRLHAQKAILVRFLGGE; via the coding sequence GTGGCGTCCAAGCGCGACCTTCTCTCCATGCTGGACCTCGAGACTGACCTGGTCGCGACCCTCGAACTCGCGGCGAGCCTCAAGAACCGGACGAAGGCCGGCGAGCCCTACGAGCCGTTGCGGGGCAAGAGCCTGGCGATGATCTTCGAGAAGGCCTCGACCCGGACGCGCGTCTCCTTCGAGGTCGGAATGACCCAGCTGGGCGGCCACGCCCTGTTCCTTTCTCCCAACGACCTGCAGGTCGGTCGGGGGGAGACCATCGCGGACACCGCGCGGGTCCTGAGCCGGTTCGTGGACGGCATCCTGTACCGCGCCTTCAAGAGCGAAAACGTGCGGGAGCTCGCGCGCCATGCGACCGTGCCCGTGATCAACGGCCTCGACGACAAGGAGCATCCCTGCCAGATCGTCGCGGACCTCATGACGATCCACGAGCAGAGGGGGGAGCTGAAGGGGCTCAAGCTCGCCTACGTGGGCGACGGGAATAACGTGTGCAACAGCCTCCTAATCGGATGCGCAGAGGTGGGCATGCACATGACCGCCGGGGTGCCCAAAGGATACGAGCCGGACCCCGGCCTCTTGGCGGCGGCACGCCGAATCGCCGCGGGCAAGGAAGCCCGCATTGAGGTCGTGCACGACCCGTTCGCGGCCGTGAGGGACGCGGACGTCCTCTACACAGACGTCTGGGTCTCCATGGGCATGGAGAAGGAGCGGGAGGAGCGGGAACGTATCTTCCTCCCGTACCAGGTCAACGCGAAACTCGTTGCCGCGGCGAAGCCGGACGCAATGGTCATGCACTGCCTCCCTGCGCACCGCGGGCTCGAAATCACGGACGACGTCGTGGACGGGAAGCAGAGTATCGTCTTCGACCAGGCGGAGAACCGGCTCCACGCGCAGAAGGCGATCTTGGTACGATTCCTGGGCGGCGAGTAG